One Sediminicola sp. YIK13 DNA segment encodes these proteins:
- a CDS encoding D-2-hydroxyacid dehydrogenase has protein sequence MKILVNDRISQSGIQALQNAGFEVNTTKVAQEQLINYINKNAIEILLVRSATEVNKEVIDNCPSLKIVGRAGVGMDNIEVEYAKKKGIKVINTPEASAASVAELVFAHLYSGVRFVHDSNRNMPLEGDSKFNMLKKAYSKGLELKGKTLGIVGFGKIGQATAKIALGIGMKVMYHDHHREEITVTVPFFDGQSVSFVLKNNSMEELLKSADFFSMHVPAQKHYAIGKKEFELMKDGVGIINTARGGVIDEVALVDALENGKVLFAGLDVYESEPNPEIRILMHPQISLTPHIGGSTIEAQERIAMELAKLIIDTSK, from the coding sequence ATGAAAATACTGGTGAACGATAGAATATCACAATCTGGAATACAGGCATTGCAGAATGCAGGTTTTGAAGTTAATACCACCAAGGTTGCACAAGAACAGCTAATAAACTATATCAATAAAAACGCTATTGAGATTCTTTTGGTTAGAAGTGCCACTGAAGTAAATAAAGAAGTTATAGACAACTGTCCCTCCTTAAAAATAGTAGGTAGGGCCGGTGTTGGCATGGATAATATTGAGGTTGAATATGCCAAGAAAAAAGGAATTAAAGTGATTAATACCCCAGAAGCATCCGCAGCTTCTGTAGCGGAACTTGTTTTTGCCCACCTGTACAGTGGTGTACGATTTGTTCATGATTCCAATAGAAACATGCCGTTAGAGGGAGATAGCAAGTTCAATATGCTTAAAAAAGCATATTCCAAAGGCTTGGAACTTAAAGGAAAGACCCTGGGAATTGTTGGTTTTGGAAAAATTGGTCAGGCTACAGCAAAAATAGCTCTAGGCATTGGTATGAAGGTGATGTATCATGACCATCATAGAGAAGAAATCACTGTTACTGTTCCCTTTTTTGATGGACAGTCCGTATCCTTTGTTTTAAAGAATAATTCTATGGAGGAGCTCTTGAAATCTGCAGATTTCTTTTCCATGCATGTTCCAGCCCAAAAACATTACGCTATAGGCAAGAAGGAATTTGAATTGATGAAAGATGGCGTAGGAATTATAAATACTGCACGAGGAGGTGTTATAGACGAAGTGGCTCTTGTTGATGCCTTAGAAAATGGAAAAGTACTTTTTGCAGGCTTGGACGTTTACGAATCCGAACCAAATCCTGAGATAAGGATCCTAATGCACCCTCAAATCTCCCTGACCCCGCACATAGGAGGCAGTACTATTGAGGCCCAGGAAAGAATTGCTATGGAATTGGCGAAATTGATCATCGATACTTCCAAATAA
- a CDS encoding DUF937 domain-containing protein, giving the protein MSGLLELLDSPMGKQLIGGIAGQTGNSEEKTADVLSMAMPLLMGAMKKNASTPQGAEGLLGALNSKHNGSILDNLGGLFNGGVDQSVMSDGAGILGHLLGNKQALVENTLSQKSGLDAGSVADILKIAAPILMGFLGKQKSQNNLDDANGLSSLLGSMLGGQPQQNQSLITSLLDSDGDGSVLDDVAGMVLGNTKKKGGLGGMLGGLFGK; this is encoded by the coding sequence ATGTCAGGATTATTAGAGTTATTAGATAGCCCAATGGGCAAACAATTAATTGGTGGAATTGCTGGACAAACTGGTAATTCTGAAGAGAAAACGGCCGATGTACTTAGCATGGCAATGCCGCTGTTGATGGGGGCCATGAAGAAAAATGCATCTACCCCACAAGGGGCAGAGGGCTTGTTGGGTGCCCTAAATTCCAAACATAATGGAAGTATTTTGGACAATCTTGGAGGGTTGTTCAATGGTGGTGTAGATCAATCGGTTATGAGTGATGGCGCAGGAATACTTGGGCATTTATTAGGGAACAAGCAGGCACTAGTGGAAAATACTTTAAGTCAAAAATCAGGTTTGGATGCAGGCTCAGTGGCTGATATTTTAAAAATAGCTGCACCCATATTAATGGGGTTTTTAGGTAAACAAAAATCTCAGAACAACCTTGACGATGCTAACGGGCTAAGTAGTCTCTTGGGCAGTATGTTAGGAGGGCAGCCACAACAAAATCAAAGTTTGATCACTAGTTTACTAGATTCTGATGGAGACGGAAGTGTCCTTGATGATGTTGCCGGCATGGTATTGGGCAATACAAAGAAAAAAGGAGGCTTGGGAGGAATGTTGGGAGGTCTGTTTGGGAAATAA
- a CDS encoding DUF6146 family protein produces the protein MLIKSFLKIIVLFIVITLSIGSCTSNKQAVDLADKEKMAFNQKEGDTITIANDSLEYDIIIIEPGFNFWLRSIAKPRQYYSKFFLENRNDIYVREWNNRVLQPQRFDPNLYELQINYDSNTDYGYEVNYKLYNYFIYFQRKYKQRLGPFVPRI, from the coding sequence ATGTTAATTAAATCGTTCCTTAAAATTATAGTATTATTTATTGTTATAACCCTTTCCATTGGTAGTTGTACCAGTAACAAACAGGCCGTGGACCTTGCAGATAAAGAAAAAATGGCCTTTAATCAAAAAGAAGGGGATACCATAACAATTGCCAATGACAGCTTAGAATATGACATAATTATCATTGAACCTGGTTTTAATTTCTGGTTGCGATCTATTGCAAAACCCAGACAATATTATTCAAAATTCTTTTTGGAAAATAGAAATGATATTTACGTAAGGGAATGGAACAATAGGGTGCTACAACCACAACGTTTTGACCCCAACCTTTATGAACTTCAAATCAATTATGATTCGAATACGGATTATGGTTATGAGGTAAACTATAAGTTATATAATTATTTCATCTATTTCCAACGCAAATACAAGCAACGATTGGGGCCTTTTGTTCCTAGAATATAA
- a CDS encoding DUF6787 family protein: MKKLKERWGIDTNFEVIVILLVFAITGSSSVKIARPLLEAIGFSRSIFPEDGIYSFLYWTTRILIIFPIYQLLLVLFGWLFGQFKFFWNFEKKMLGRLGLGFLFK; the protein is encoded by the coding sequence ATGAAGAAACTAAAAGAACGTTGGGGCATAGATACCAACTTCGAAGTCATCGTCATTTTATTAGTATTTGCAATTACCGGTTCTAGCTCAGTTAAAATTGCAAGACCTCTTTTGGAAGCAATTGGGTTTAGCAGATCTATTTTTCCTGAAGATGGTATTTACTCCTTCCTTTATTGGACTACAAGAATTCTTATCATTTTTCCAATTTATCAACTTCTGTTGGTACTTTTTGGATGGTTGTTTGGTCAGTTCAAATTTTTCTGGAATTTCGAAAAGAAAATGCTCGGAAGATTGGGCCTAGGCTTCTTATTCAAGTGA
- a CDS encoding sterol desaturase family protein — MEKYTEAFIKSFIGTLEWTWKSILMEVPWYTNYFWGLIAISLLVWTLEILFPWRKYQSVFRKDFWMDGFYMFFNFFIFAIVISGFYKLLGVFFNDIGISSKSLAILDLSKIPMVFQLLIFFVVLDFVQWFTHILLHKYAFLWKFHKVHHSVKEMGFAAHLRYHWMENVFYKPLKTFGVMVLGGFEPEQAYIVHFLAISIGHFNHSNIKITWGPLKYVFNNPVMHLYHHAYTLPKGTYGVNFGISLSLWDYIFKTSYIPEDSGDIELGFKGDEKFPKGFLGQVTHGFRTSKK, encoded by the coding sequence TTGGAAAAATATACAGAAGCTTTTATTAAATCTTTCATAGGAACCTTAGAATGGACATGGAAATCCATTCTTATGGAGGTGCCCTGGTACACTAATTACTTTTGGGGACTTATAGCTATTTCTTTGTTGGTATGGACTTTGGAAATCTTATTCCCATGGCGCAAATACCAGTCTGTTTTTAGAAAAGATTTTTGGATGGATGGTTTCTATATGTTCTTTAACTTTTTCATCTTCGCTATAGTAATCAGTGGTTTTTATAAGCTACTGGGGGTATTCTTTAATGATATTGGAATTTCATCCAAGAGCTTGGCCATATTGGATTTAAGCAAAATTCCAATGGTTTTTCAATTATTGATATTTTTTGTAGTATTGGATTTTGTGCAGTGGTTTACACATATTCTTCTTCATAAATATGCCTTTTTATGGAAATTTCATAAGGTCCATCATTCCGTAAAGGAGATGGGATTTGCGGCACATTTGAGATATCATTGGATGGAAAACGTGTTCTACAAACCGTTAAAGACTTTTGGAGTAATGGTTTTAGGGGGATTTGAGCCAGAACAGGCTTACATTGTCCATTTTCTTGCCATTAGTATCGGGCATTTCAATCATTCAAATATTAAGATTACCTGGGGGCCATTAAAATATGTATTCAACAATCCTGTAATGCATCTTTACCATCATGCATATACTCTCCCTAAGGGTACTTATGGCGTAAATTTTGGTATAAGCCTTAGTCTTTGGGACTATATTTTCAAAACCAGTTATATTCCTGAAGATAGTGGAGACATTGAATTGGGGTTTAAAGGGGATGAAAAGTTTCCTAAGGGTTTTTTAGGGCAAGTGACACATGGTTTTCGCACTTCTAAGAAATAA
- a CDS encoding monoheme cytochrome C: protein MAKSEKNKQNFKSPYRLLISGFLVLVVLLAVVFYFYDEAGITLSDTSNDDTEYVNIEEDAERIVNGIHVRTGFVESDGMQEVINNCTNCHSSKLVTQNRMSKEGWTATIRWMQKTQNLWDLGDNEGVIVDYLAKNYGPVKKGRREGLRDIEWYPLK, encoded by the coding sequence ATGGCAAAGTCAGAAAAAAATAAACAAAACTTTAAGTCACCCTATAGACTTCTCATCAGTGGGTTTTTAGTACTTGTTGTGCTACTTGCTGTTGTTTTTTATTTTTATGATGAGGCAGGAATAACCTTATCTGATACTTCCAATGATGATACTGAATATGTAAATATTGAAGAGGATGCGGAGAGAATAGTAAATGGAATACATGTAAGGACAGGGTTTGTAGAATCCGATGGGATGCAGGAGGTAATAAATAATTGCACGAATTGTCATTCCTCTAAATTGGTGACACAAAATAGGATGAGCAAAGAAGGGTGGACAGCCACCATACGATGGATGCAGAAAACCCAAAACTTATGGGACCTTGGTGATAATGAAGGTGTAATAGTAGATTATCTGGCAAAAAACTATGGTCCAGTAAAAAAAGGGAGAAGGGAAGGTTTAAGGGATATAGAGTGGTACCCATTAAAATAG
- a CDS encoding sulfite oxidase, which produces MKRRNFVGKVALGTMSGIIGTEIVFGSSLPLDYMPLALQDNDPYKMFAKDKEMVVLNDKPWNIEAKAHFLDDRITPNKSMFIRNNGLIPENIDAQNWTLTIDGESVKQKKTYTLAALKSKFKIYTYQLTLECGGNGRNEFDPPAKGNQWTIGAISCANWTGIRLRDLLEDVGVKQDAVYIGYHAQDLHLTRDPNKEPISRGVPMKKALMDETILAFQMNGRDIPLAHGYPLRLVAGGWPASVSGKWINRISIRNKEHDGEKMTGSSYRVPKNPVAPGEEVKDSEMVIIESMPVKSLITYPKSGALLESGTTLKIRGHAWAGELEVSKVMYSIDFGATWNSCSLEKPINRLAWQHFSTGIQFPKKGYYEVWAKAIDSNGMAQPMLVPGWNPKGYLNNACHRIAVKVV; this is translated from the coding sequence ATGAAGAGAAGAAATTTTGTTGGTAAGGTAGCTTTAGGCACCATGTCGGGAATCATTGGAACCGAAATTGTATTTGGATCCTCCTTACCATTGGATTATATGCCATTGGCCCTACAAGACAATGATCCTTATAAAATGTTCGCCAAGGACAAGGAAATGGTGGTATTAAATGACAAACCATGGAATATAGAGGCCAAAGCACATTTTTTGGATGATAGGATTACCCCCAACAAATCGATGTTTATTAGAAATAATGGATTAATTCCTGAAAATATTGATGCACAAAACTGGACACTTACTATTGATGGAGAATCCGTAAAACAAAAAAAGACCTACACCTTAGCAGCGCTTAAATCAAAATTTAAAATATATACGTATCAACTTACCCTGGAATGTGGAGGAAATGGACGTAATGAATTTGATCCGCCGGCCAAAGGCAATCAATGGACGATAGGTGCCATATCCTGTGCCAATTGGACAGGGATTAGGCTAAGGGACTTGCTTGAGGATGTTGGAGTAAAGCAAGATGCCGTATACATAGGATATCACGCCCAAGACCTTCATTTGACTCGTGACCCGAATAAGGAGCCAATTTCTAGGGGAGTACCTATGAAAAAAGCATTGATGGATGAAACAATACTGGCCTTTCAGATGAACGGAAGGGATATTCCCCTTGCCCATGGATATCCGCTGCGTTTGGTGGCAGGAGGTTGGCCCGCATCAGTCTCAGGTAAATGGATCAACAGGATCAGCATTAGGAATAAAGAACATGACGGGGAAAAAATGACGGGCTCTTCTTATAGAGTGCCAAAAAATCCAGTGGCTCCAGGAGAGGAGGTAAAAGATTCGGAAATGGTGATTATAGAATCTATGCCGGTGAAATCATTGATTACCTATCCAAAATCAGGTGCTTTACTGGAGTCGGGAACAACCTTAAAGATTAGGGGACATGCATGGGCGGGAGAACTGGAAGTTTCCAAAGTGATGTATTCTATTGATTTTGGTGCTACATGGAATTCTTGCTCTCTTGAAAAGCCTATTAACCGATTGGCATGGCAACATTTTTCGACGGGAATACAATTTCCCAAAAAGGGATATTACGAGGTATGGGCCAAAGCGATTGACAGTAATGGCATGGCACAACCCATGCTTGTACCTGGATGGAATCCTAAGGGATACCTAAATAATGCCTGCCATAGAATAGCAGTTAAAGTGGTATAG
- a CDS encoding class I SAM-dependent methyltransferase, whose translation MTDSDLKNMLGNLDIYLLDQIVKGRYLKEDKILDAGCGSGRNMYWFYHNQYNIWALDRELLTIRSVKEIYPNCSDQFVVSELDGMPYTNGEFNHIICNAVLHFARNEQHFLGMLAEMLRVLKVHGSLFIRMASNIGIEDLVEAEGNGIFSIPDGTQRFLLTRKLLDNFMAKFNLTFLEPIKTTNVHDERCMTTLVLQKN comes from the coding sequence ATGACCGACTCAGATTTAAAAAACATGCTAGGGAACTTAGATATCTATCTGCTGGATCAGATTGTAAAAGGTCGGTATCTAAAGGAAGATAAAATATTGGATGCAGGCTGTGGCTCAGGAAGAAATATGTACTGGTTTTATCACAATCAATATAATATTTGGGCATTGGATAGAGAATTGTTAACTATTAGATCGGTAAAAGAAATTTATCCAAATTGTAGTGATCAATTCGTGGTATCTGAACTAGATGGGATGCCCTATACCAATGGTGAATTCAATCATATCATTTGCAATGCGGTGTTGCATTTTGCTAGGAATGAACAACATTTTCTTGGAATGTTGGCTGAAATGTTGAGGGTATTGAAGGTGCATGGATCTTTATTTATTAGAATGGCTTCCAATATTGGAATAGAAGATTTAGTCGAGGCCGAAGGAAATGGTATTTTTTCCATCCCAGATGGTACTCAAAGGTTTTTGTTGACAAGAAAGCTATTGGATAATTTCATGGCCAAATTTAATCTTACCTTTTTGGAACCCATAAAAACAACAAATGTCCATGATGAAAGATGCATGACTACCCTGGTACTCCAAAAGAATTAA
- the folE gene encoding GTP cyclohydrolase I FolE: MSPYKSLEEYNFEIKAEVQERYSRIIDEIGEDIHREGLVKTPERAAKAMLFLTQGYKQDAEEILKGAMFKEDYDDMVIIRDIELYSLCEHHMLPFFGKAHIAYIPNGHIVGLSKIPRVVDVFARRLQVQERLTHDILECINNTLKPKGVAVVIEASHMCMMMRGVQKQNSVTTTSGFRGQFEKQETRNEFLNLIGR; this comes from the coding sequence ATGTCACCATACAAAAGTTTAGAAGAGTACAATTTTGAAATAAAAGCAGAAGTTCAGGAAAGATATTCCCGTATTATTGATGAAATAGGGGAAGATATCCACCGTGAAGGCTTGGTTAAAACACCTGAGCGTGCTGCAAAAGCCATGTTGTTTTTAACACAAGGATACAAGCAAGATGCTGAGGAAATACTAAAAGGTGCCATGTTCAAAGAGGATTATGATGATATGGTGATCATTAGGGACATAGAACTTTATTCACTTTGTGAACATCACATGCTTCCATTTTTTGGAAAGGCGCATATTGCCTACATCCCAAACGGACATATTGTCGGGTTGAGTAAAATACCACGTGTCGTAGACGTTTTTGCCAGACGGCTACAGGTCCAAGAGCGACTAACACATGACATCTTGGAGTGTATCAACAATACCTTGAAACCTAAAGGGGTCGCAGTAGTTATAGAAGCTTCTCACATGTGCATGATGATGAGAGGTGTCCAAAAACAGAATTCGGTAACTACTACATCAGGGTTTAGGGGGCAGTTTGAAAAGCAAGAAACACGCAACGAATTTCTAAATTTAATAGGTAGGTAG
- the msrA gene encoding peptide-methionine (S)-S-oxide reductase MsrA, producing MIESNSELAVLAGGCFWCTEAVFQRLRGVKEVIPGYTGGTIKNPAYREIISGRTGHTESIKITFDPSEIQFKSLLEVFFATHDPTTLNRQANDVGTQYRSEIFYQNEDQKTIAEQFIKELNQNNVFGSPVVTAVTEAKPFYNAEEEHINYYNDHRMQGYCQVIIDPKIRTLEKYYSDKLL from the coding sequence ATGATTGAATCAAATTCTGAATTAGCAGTACTCGCCGGGGGATGTTTTTGGTGCACCGAAGCCGTGTTTCAACGGTTACGTGGGGTTAAAGAAGTAATTCCGGGTTATACAGGAGGTACTATAAAAAATCCGGCTTACAGGGAAATTATTTCTGGAAGGACTGGGCATACCGAAAGTATTAAAATAACCTTTGATCCTTCGGAGATACAATTTAAATCTTTGTTGGAGGTATTTTTTGCCACACACGATCCTACGACCTTGAACAGACAGGCGAATGATGTGGGTACCCAATACAGAAGCGAAATTTTCTATCAAAATGAGGATCAGAAAACAATTGCCGAACAGTTTATCAAGGAACTTAACCAAAATAATGTTTTTGGTAGTCCAGTGGTCACAGCAGTTACTGAAGCCAAACCTTTTTATAATGCAGAAGAAGAACACATTAATTATTACAATGATCATAGAATGCAAGGATATTGCCAAGTGATCATAGACCCAAAAATTAGAACTCTAGAAAAATATTACAGCGATAAATTACTTTAA